The genomic stretch TAGGGGGAGCCCGTCAGTGTGTGTGGCTGTGCAtctcgaaggcgagcgccatCCCTCTTCCCGCGCGACTGAGCGCCACCTTTTTTATTCGATATGCTAAATATAGAATAAACCAGTTTTTCTCGCTCGTGTGGAGATGTTTTCTCGGCGCGTTTAGGTCGATCGCCtacggaggcagcgccgggAGCTCCTCGAGGCCTCCAGTCGATAAGAAGAGCGACGAcaacgcgccggcggacaTGCAGaacgtctcctcgccctccgcagtTAGTGTGACGCAGTTGTGCGAGAGCTTGTGCGACGACAACGTTCCCTGCTGCCAGGCGGAGATCTCCGCGGACGGGCAGCTTATCGCCGTCGGCTTCGCGGACGGAAAGTGTAAAGTGTACAACCGCGGGTATGTCAAGACGCCTCACCCCCCCAGatcgcggaggcggctgctTTGTTCTTCTATTTTAGGAGTTGAGGAACCTTGAGCGCCTTGCGCGGACGGCGGGGGGCCTTCCCGTAGTTTAGGGTGAGGCGGCGGTGCTCGCCGTGCGGGGGCCTCTCGCCCTGGCGTGCGTCGGGGTCTGGAGGGGGCGGAGTGTGTGGGCGCCAGGCAGCATGAGTTTCAAATCGAAGCCGCGTTTCTCTTCCACTCCGAGTGTCGTTCTCGGTGTCTGCGTTTGCTTTCGTCTGTTCAGTTTGTCGCTTGTCGCGCAGAGCTCGAAGCACGACTTGCCCGTCACAGGCTTGTGCTTTCTAAATGGCGACAGAACCCTCGTCTCGACGAGTGCGGACTACTCGCTTGTGGTGAGTGCGCATGCCCCTTTAGAGGAaccgcagagcgccgcggagtgcGCGTGGGTTCGTGGGGACGCCGCAGTGAGTCTCCTGTCGAGTCATGAGGCATGGGTTGTGGCGGAGAGCCCGCGAATCGTGTGAGaatcgcgcggcgcgccgtcagCAACTGAAGTGGGTATATTTGTGTGATTCGGCGTATGTGTCTGTGCTACGCTCATCTTCGGTTTGTGGTGGTTGTGTGCAGCACCGCTCGCTTTCCGTTTTCCTGCGTTTCCCTATTTCTTACAGACCATGGATctgacgcggcgacgcggaggcgcctgcagccggtgctgctgctgccgcaagCGAACCTGCTTCTGCGGTTTCTGTGtgcttctctttctgctgTTGGCGGGCGCTTTGGTGCTTCACCACGTGGCGTCGCTCGGGTTTCTTCACTTTGTAAGCAAGCACGAAGCCGCCCAGATGGGCAAGTACCGCGAGACGACAGAGGatctgctgctggcgcagcgtCTCCACGATCTCGAACtcgagcagcgagaagaagagcgtcAGCGCTTGCATGTCGCGGAGGAGCGTAGCCGAGCCCACGGAACGCCACGCAGCGAACGCAAGACGCGAAAGAGTCAAAGGCAGACGGGTGGGCGTCGCCCcgagcagcgacagcaggcgaagcgcggcgcaTCGGTGAAGGACGAACTCTGATCCGGGGATTGCTTGCGAGATTTCTCTCGAACGAACGCCTCGCCGGGGCGTGTTTGGGCATCGAAATGCGCGGGCATGTTGGTGAAGTCGCACAGGGTTTTCTCAAGAAGAGAGTCGTGGAGGTCTGTGACCGTTCGATTTCCGGGTCTTGCGCacggcgcgtggcgcagcaACAGCGTTGCGGCCATAAGAGGACAGTGCCACTCGTCCAAGCTGTACAGTACTTGAAAATCCAGATGCGCAGCCACCACAGATGTGTTTTTAGTATGAGAGGACACGCTGAAAACTACGCAGGTCAGCTGTCCAGAGTTAGTTGAGGAGTTTTCGCAGCCCTTCAAACTCGAGCCTCTCTTGCAGGGCAAGCCGCCGTTAGGAGAAGCCCTGCACCTCCCCTGCCGCAAGAAAACAATTTGTTGCACTCACATTGGATTTCCAAGAGCTCCGCTGCGAGGTCGAGAGGCCACATACGCAGGACGGGATGAtagggcggcagccgcacaACCAGTAGAGTTCGGCAGACCACCAGAGCTTCGCACGTGGGTTAGAAGCTACACTAGTATAGAAAAATTCCACAGATTTTAGTGCCTTGTATCCGGCGTGTGATCTTTCGCAGTGCACTTTCGAGTGCCGCGGTTCGCAGCAATTGGTGCTGCCAGGTTTTCGCTTCGGAAAGCGCTGGTATTTCCCTCGTCGCTCCTACAGTGACAGCTGGCAGCGTGACGCTGGGGTGTTTCAGTCTGAGGCTGCGTTCGCGAGCTGGAAAATTGAACGTGTCTAGTTTGCAGGGCGTGGGTCCTCGACTTGCTTCACTGGAGGATGCACTCGCCCACGGTTCAGACACGAGCTCCCAGTTGCAGCTCGGCGCGTGGAGTATGTCGTCTTCCAAATGAAGCTGTCGTACCGTTTATACAAAGATTCACGTTTTAACTAACGAACCGCCGGCATCTTTTCGGCGGCGTTGCAACGGAAGTCAGCACACGGTGCTATGGAGCAGGAAGCAAGGTCTGGCGTTTTGGGCATCCCCATGTGCGGGCTCTAAAACTGGTTGGTCATGGTTAGTGCACATTGCACGTTCGCAGGAATACAATGGTGGCAGATTCTATTCTTAGCATGCGAAAGTGGAAGTGTGTGATGTGGTCAACGAGTCTTCCAAGACAGTGCCACGAGAGAGTGTATGGCTCTCCGGCGTAAAAGTGTGGGCATAGATATGCACACTGAGGTTTCCAGTCATGTCTCAATTACGCGGATATGGTTGCCGTGCTCCCAGAAGCTTGCCTCAGAAGCGAGTCACGACTCCTCGAGCGCCACACGCACCTTCGCGGATCGTGGTGCACGCACAAATTGCGTAGCGACCTACCGCTGAAACGTCCGCTGCGCGACAGCGGTGTAGCAGCTCAGTGAACTcaggcgcgagccgccgacgAGCATTTTGCCCCAATACTTCGTTCCCTTGTCCGTGGCAACTCGTCAGTGCGCAAGCTGCATCGGTAGCAGCGTCACACACTGCTGCCCGTTCGAGACGGCCCACGCGCAAGCACCTGTAGTGCATATCTGTGGACGCGTGCTAGAGACACAGAATCAGGACCGGCTACACAGTGTCTACGAAATCAGCAAGCTGGCAATCATGTGTCGTCGCCTAGTGCGTGGTAAACATCGTTGATAAGGCGCACTGGATTTCGGAAGGTGCGCAACTGTGTGGCGGGGTGCCAGGCCAAATATCTCTAGGCAGTGCTTCATGTGTGAGTGGCTCGGGATTATGCATGCGCTAACACTTACCCGAATCGACGCTCTGTCGCATGCATCCTTTGCGCTGTGCGGTTGAACGGGGCTGGTCGATGTACCTTTCGGCGGGTAGCTGTGGCGGCCCACCGCACGGCTTTTCGGCAGCGAGAGCTCGTCCACGGCAGCTAAaagcgagacacgcgcagcTCTACTTACCCAATGTCCGAATACCGTCATTCCAAATTGGTACCACGGAAGTTTTGTATCGCAATAGCTCCCTCGCATCAGTATCGCTGGAAGGGCAATATAGTTCAGAGTTATTTTTCGCTCGAGGAAGACGTATGCGTTACGCGATTGACACATCCGCATTCTTGATCGCCCGTGGCCTGGCTTGCCGACCTGCCCCTGATCTCGCGTATTTGCTCCCCTGTTAAGCCGGCTCATGGAGCAGAGCTCTTCCTTGAAGGAGAGCTTTCCAGCACGCTTGTGCTACTGCCATATTCGGCCCCCCAGCTCCCTGCAGTGCTCTCATGTAACGGCACCGCGATGGACAGTTACGAATTCATTCGTCAAATACGCCACGGAAGCAGTGATACTGCCATGCTTGCGTGCTGCAAGGAGGACCGTTCGAAGTTGTGCATCGTTAAAGTGGTTCCTCTGTCGCTTCTAGAAAGATGTGAATTTCCTGACCGCTGTGGCGACAGGGCACTAAAAGAGGCAGCGCTGTTGGCGGCTTCGTGCCACCCATTCATTGTCAACTATAGGAACCTGTTTGCGGAAAATGGGAATTTGCATGTCGTTATGGACTACGGTGACGGTGGCGACCTTCATGCTCAAATCGTCAGAATGCGTGCGAAGCGTTCCTCTTTCGACGAGGGCGCTATCCTACGATGGTTAGTGCAGCTTTGCTTGGCCTTGAATTTTCTGCATGAACACAACATCCTTCACCGGGACTTGAAGTCGCGCAACGTCTTTTTAGACGGCCACGACCCTGGCACGGTGAAGCTCGGAGGTTTTGGACTCGCGAAAGCTCTTCAGAGCCCACAGTATTCTGCCAGCACGCGCGTTAGCGCTGAGGACTACATCGTAAGGCCAAGTCCTCAGCAGGggtaggggggggggggggggtttgCCACGTTCGAGCAGGCCTCTACATAGCGTCCGAGTGTCGTTTCAGCCGGCTCATACTTTGGTTACACATCTGCAGTGGCCGGCCGACGACGCAAATTACGTGTCACGGGATTTCCCTTGCGCTGGCCTTGTGTTTCTTGTGCCGCAGTCGCCAGAGGTCTGCGAGGAGAGACCATACAGTGACAAATCTGACATATGGTTTTTGGGATGTATTCTGTATGAGCTCGCCTGCTTACGGCTTCCTTTTGAGGAGGACTCAGAACATAGTGTTTTAGAGAAGATCAAGAAGGGAATGTACCATGCTGTCAACCCAAAGTACTCAGACGAGACTGTAAGACTGATCAATGACATGCTATCCGTGGACCCCCGCAGACGGCCCTCGACTGAAGAGATATTGAGCAGGCCGCACATTCAGCCACATCTACAACGGATCTTGCGAGAGAACAAACGCAAGCCGATGCCTTCCGCCTCGTAGGCCGCCCACTGTAGACTAGCTGAGCGGACGTGCGTGAAACGGGAGACCCCAGACACAGCTGAGGATCTCTGACTGGAGTCCCAGAGCGAATAGAGGCTGAAAAACTAATGACGAACGATAGAGCCGGCACCTCCCACACTGTCAAGAAAGCGTGCTGGTCAAATTCCACCCCCATACCTTCGACGAAGGTCTGGAATGAGAAATTCAACCAGCGTCGCAGTagcgcggcagagaagccCATAGTTAGCTGCAGGATGGCTGAACAGAGGTGTGTATGAGTGACAAGTTCAGTGTCTGCTGTGCCCTTGACCTTGTCCATTTCGACGGCACAGTGGAGCCTTCGGAGTACCGCCGCTGAGGGTGCATCCTGTTTCTCGAGCGGAGACTGACATTCTCGATTGGTTTTCTGTATCTCTGTTCTCTCCGAAGAGTGTCCATCGTGCAATCAAGGGTGCGGCAGATTCAGAACGAACTCGCTAAAATTCATGaactcgtctgcggcgtcgacgAGCAGCGGTCCGCGTTCCAAAAGCTCAGGACGAGCACGCCTGAAATCGTCCTTCCCTTCCTCTCACCTGGAGTTGCGGGAGCGTGCAACGAACTGAGCCCAGACTTGCCAGTGGTACAAGATGCCAGCAGCGGTTGCACTCCGGAGGGGCCAAGTGTGCAAGTGGGCGGTAGTTTTGCGGAACCGGATCGAAGATCAAACACAGTGGAAGATGTCAAGCGAAAGAGAGTTGAACAGGATGAGCAGCTCTCGCGAGGTCGTGAAGAAGCGCTCAGCTCCATCCGAAAACAGTATCAACAGGACAGGCTGCGTCTAGCGGAGAAGCACTGGCAAAGGATCGAACTTGGTCATGGATATATCGAAAACGCCGGAACGACTCCACCGACCTCGTCGACTACTGAGGTGTGCCAGAAGCTTTCGGCAAATAGAGCAGGACCTGCGGGAGGCGAACATATACATCACATGCAGTGTTGCAGGCGAACCAATACAGACGTGACAATCTATAAAGATCTCCGCCGACTGGCGTTCCCTTCTCTTGTGGTGAACACAGGGCAATCAACGTATTGGTGGCCTCATAGCAGACGGCCACAAAACACGCAGAATGCCTACATGGAGGCACGGGAGGCGGTATCTGCCAGAAAACGAGGATGCGTTTCCGCTGTACCGGTCCGCGTCAACGCGGAAAGCTGCAAGGAACAAACAGGTAGTGACGAGTGTCTGCCACCAGTTTCGGTGATAATTCTGTCTGGTTGGAGCCGCGATGGTTCCAGGGGGAtctctctggcgcgcccgcgggaaGATGACAACACGATTGCCGCCCGTTTGCTCTCGATCTACCAACAAAGTTGGTAAATCATCCACGGGAACACGTGAATGTACTAGAATGTCTGCCCTCGCTTTCTCCAGCTGGCACCTACCCTTCCATGTGTAGAAATGGGGAAATCATACGAAACGAGGGTGTTTTGTGTGTTGCGTGCCTACAGCTGCGAGAGGCGACTGCATGCTCCGCTGCGAAGCTCCAAgggcgacagcagagacgacgcgaacAGCAGATTGGCCTCCGCCTGTTTGTAGCTCGGCAAAGAGAGCTCCGGAAGCGTGGACAGCCCGCTGCCGGAGACGACGCTTGCGAAGATGAGCTAATTGTTTCGTCTCAGCGGGATTCTGCATCCGCTGAAACTGCTCACGCACCTCAGCCTGCAGGGTCACACAGTGATATAGGGCGCGGTTCGGGCACAAACACTCAGGAAGAAACCGTGAGTGGAGCGAACTGCGGTGACCTTTCCCTAACTTGTGGTTCACTCGAAGGCGACGGTGACTTGGCAGAAAGGCCATGTCGCCCTCATAGACACCGACTGAAAGGTGAGGCGTCCGACTCATGTGGTAgaggaggagccgcaggGAAAGTGGAGTTTTTTTGTTGCTGCTGCACAAGGAACCGGGAGTCAGCAAATAGGAAGGGGTCGGCCATCGGACGAACTTCGGCGGACCCGTTTCGAGGCCAAGCTTCCATTaacaggcgaggaggagattCTTGCAAGTGCCACGAATCCGCTGATTGTTTGTGTCGCCACATCGGCGACGAACTCAAGACTCAGAGCCTTGATTATGAGGCTGCTAGAGGCCAGCCCCCAAGCCAGCGACGTGAAAGCCTTATGCAGCAATCAATGAAAATCAATGCTGAACAAGTGTGCCAGCGCTCAGACACTGTCGTCAAGACCCGGACAGTCATTCGGCAAGGCCAGGTTCTCAACGGAAAGGACGATTTGAGAATATCCTCCTTGAAGCGCCTGGACACTCTCAAGCGGCGGCTCGTGAAGGTGAGTCTCCTCTCGAGATCTGGCCGATTAGTTTCCCTTAAGCGATAAGCCCAGGGGAGACAAGATGATGCGTGATCATTGCAGAATCAGTGCTTTTTGCCGCGCGACGATGCAAGAGCAAGAAGATTTGAAATAATGCGTCTCCTTCCCTCCGACAACGGCAAGTTTTTGAGGACACGCCCTTGTCAAAATATAGAAAATCAACTGTTTCTAATCTGTAGCTAAACTAGGTCGCCTGAACCTTTGTCAGTGCAGGTAATTCTATGCTAAGCCAATGCTAAGCCAATGCTAAGCCAATGCCGTATCGAAgtgcgcagcctcgaggGAAGACGTGCTGTTTCCTAGGCGAAGCGATGCCTGTGGGGTCTGAAAGGGAAATTGTAGTGAAGGGGAGTGTCTGGTGTCTGATGGGCGGTCGAACCGTAGGTTCTCGGGTTTTCCAAGCTAGTTCAAGGTTACCAGTATCTGACTAGAAGGCCTGTCGGAGATGCCAGCATGCTGACGCTTCTTGAAGATACCGACGCTCATCTTGATCCGTTGTACACTTTGCCCTATTCTGAAGAATACCTTCCCGAGGAAATCGTTCCCTATCTCCCTTACATTCATCGGCTTATCATGTATGAGGCAGTCATTGCATGTGGAGGTTGTTGGGGCCGGATGTGACAACTTGGCTGTGCTACAGTGAAACAGTGCCTTCCTGCACGAGAGCGGATCCACAATTCCCTAGTGAACTAGGGGCGTGCGAGCTCGCAATATCCTTGCcgcccaccccccccccctacaTACGGGACGGAAATTCACCGCTACTGCTGAAGGCTTAGAGGCTAGCACACTCTGCAGGCAATGCTGACTCTCCGTCACTCAGGGGACGACGCCTACACTGCGGGCCTCGTGGTGCGCGATTACAGTGCATTTCTGTGTGTTCGTGTCGCCTTATCCGTGGTGCACGAGTCAGACGGGCTTGGCGGCTTGAAGGCATTCCGTCTAGCGGGCGTCTTGTGCGGGttcgcgccgcccgtcgaAAGCTCATTCTGCCCAGGATGCACAACTGTGTGGCACCACCGTAGCTGCTGGGGTGAGGACGAATGTATCGCAAATCAACCATAAGCACATCTTACTCGCGACTGCAGTGTGTGTAATAAGTCTTGCGCAGGAGTACAGCGCCACTATGTAAAAACTGAGATTTCGCAGTCCACGCTGCGTTGTACTACTGGTCGCCGTAGTAGATGCAAAGCGGAGTAGGGAAATTGGAGGGCTTGCACTGACCCTCCGAATCCTATCGTGTTCTTAATGGGCTGGTTTCCGTGCGGCTCACGGAAACGTACAAAGCGAACGTGATTCTGTGGATTCGCATTGCAAGTGTCTTGGTGTTTGCTTGCCCTTGTCGTGCGTAGCGATCTGCCGCTGCTCACGGCACACCTGGACGTTGTTGCCCCCCCGAACCACTCGAAAAACTTACCTCTCCGCATTCCGTCCGCGGCGAATAAATGAGACGCAAACTGAATGGGTGTTTCCACCGGTCAAGGCACGGTGACTGGCCTACGGGGCTGTTGCCACTGCACGGTTGACCCTACGTGAGGAGACTCACGCGTGTTGCCCGTCCACTCGAGCAGCCTTTTCAAATCGGTCATTCACGTCACGAAGTTAATAGAGAGCGGTCTACCATGGTTGAAATGCACACTAGTAACGCGTTTTTTGTCTGCAACGCGTCACGTCTCTTGAGACTGTCGTCTCAAGGGCGGCTCTTGCATGCATACCGAACTGTGGTAGGGGTCCCTGTCTGCTGCAGATTGTGCGGTTGATTTTTCACGACTCTGCGCAAGTTTCGTCCGCGAATAGTGTACAACTTAGTGGCAAAGGTGTGGGTTTATCGTCGACTTTTTCCGCTGTCATCTGTGTGTCGTTTGTTGCGTCACCAAGTGCGAGGTGGCTTCGCTCGTGAAGCACCAGGATCTGCACGACGAACAGTTGTTCCGACCACGGTTGTCTTGTGATCCTTTGGCAGGAAAAACGGTCACTggtcgccgcagacgaagtACACCCCAAAACCGGCTTTCTCTAACTCTCGCAGTGGTTTTTGTCTGACCACAGTCGCTTTAAACAGTGACCCCTGTTTCAAGCGCAAGAAGATGAGCGCTCCGAGCACATCGTCACTAGGTTCTCCTGCCAACAATTCCGGACGAGATGCGTCTTCGGAAGACGTGGGGAACCTGATGTCTTTTCATTGCAGTGTCATCTCTTTTGAATCTGACACGATGCAGTTTGTTCGGGGAGCGCTTAGTGAGGCGCTAAAGAACGCTCGAGCTCATGGAGGGCGTGTCTATGTTGACCTCTTCCGCTCCAGTGTaggaggagggcgcccggcggtctccttcgtctgTCCAATCGGGGAAACCAGGAGACAGATACCGCTAGCTCACGTCCAGCCTCTGTCCCCCAAAACGCTGATGTGCTGCCCCTTTTCCGATGGAAACAGCCGgttctctttctcgtctgcgcccggGCCCCCGGACTCACAGGCGGCAGACGGGGCGGGGAACAGTCTGAGAGAAGCAGGCGGTTCTTCGGCGTTTGATTCCATCTTCGGGCTTGAGTTCCAGGATGAAGCCAAGGCAAACGCATTCCTCGCAGAATGGAATCGAATTCATGAGGCAGCTCCGCAAGTCGAGAAAGAGAACGGCCGCGCTTCAGCTGTACATACACGGCCGAGCCAACGGCCCATGGGTGGGCACATGGGGGAAATGGATGCGTCGGTGGTTGAGACTTACTTTCAGTACTACGGGAAAATGACGAATCAAATGAACATGCTGCAGGACACGATGCGGACCACCACGTACCAGCGGGCTATCGTCGAAAATCGCGCAGATTTCGAAGGGAAAGTCGTCATGGATGTCGGTGCCGGCTCCGGcatcctctccttcttcgcagctCAGGCTGGTGCCAAGAAAGTGTAAACTGAGCTCGCGGGCAACAAGGGGGGAGAAAATGTAGCTGTCCATCTCTGTACTCGCCTCGCGACAGGGGCAGAACAGACGGAGACTCATGACGTAGTTGCCATTGTAGGCGCTACCGTATTCCGGAGCTGCACTGTTTCGCTGCATCTGTGGGGGGTTGCGTACAAACAGAGTTCTACCGTGCCGCTTGTGGCCCCCGTGCAGATGTAGACGCCTGACATGTTGATGAGCTGTGGAGCTCCCGTTCGCCTCCTTGGTCTTTGGCAGTTTTCATCTGCGACAGACTCTTGACATGTGGTGCAGCAAGTGGAGAGGTTTTCTTTGACATCTCTTTTTCTTCATGTGCATCTGTCTTGCCTTTTCCGATGATACCAGATACGCAGTTGAGGCGAGCAACATGGCTGCGACCCTGGCTCTGCTCTGCCGAGGCAATCCCGCTCTCGGAAGTCGAATTCAAATCATCAACAAGCCTCTGGAAAGCATCGAAGAGCACGAGGTCCCCGAAAAGGTCGACGTCCTCATCTCGGAGCCCATCGGAACGCTTCTGTTCAACGAGCGCATGATTGAAACCTACCTCTCTGCTCGAGACCGCTTCCTCAAACCCGGGGGTAAAGCTCGCCGCTCTTGATCCGTAGCTGCCACTCTGTGCATATTCGACGAAACCCGCGAATGAGAGGCTTC from Besnoitia besnoiti strain Bb-Ger1 chromosome X, whole genome shotgun sequence encodes the following:
- a CDS encoding NEK kinase (encoded by transcript BESB_017400); translation: MDSYEFIRQIRHGSSDTAMLACCKEDRSKLCIVKVVPLSLLERCEFPDRCGDRALKEAALLAASCHPFIVNYRNLFAENGNLHVVMDYGDGGDLHAQIVRMRAKRSSFDEGAILRWLVQLCLALNFLHEHNILHRDLKSRNVFLDGHDPGTVKLGGFGLAKALQSPQYSASTRVSAEDYISPEVCEERPYSDKSDIWFLGCILYELACLRLPFEEDSEHSVLEKIKKGMYHAVNPKYSDETVRLINDMLSVDPRRRPSTEEILSRPHIQPHLQRILRENKRKPMPSASVSIVQSRVRQIQNELAKIHELVCGVDEQRSAFQKLRTSTPEIVLPFLSPGVAGACNELSPDLPVVQDASSGCTPEGPSVQVGGSFAEPDRRSNTVEDVKRKRVEQDEQLSRGREEALSSIRKQYQQDRLRLAEKHWQRIELGHGYIENAGTTPPTSSTTELREATACSAAKLQGRQQRRREQQIGLRLFVARQRELRKRGQPAAGDDACEDELIVSSQRDSASAETAHAPQPAGSHSDIGRGSGTNTQEETVSGANCGDLSLTCGSLEGDGDLAERPCRPHRHRLKGEASDSCGRGGAAGKVEFFCCCCTRNRESANRKGSAIGRTSADPFRGQASINRRGGDSCKCHESADCLCRHIGDELKTQSLDYEAARGQPPSQRRESLMQQSMKINAEQVCQRSDTVVKTRTVIRQGQVLNGKDDLRISSLKRLDTLKRRLVKVSLLSRSGRLVSLKR
- a CDS encoding WD domain, G-beta repeat-containing protein (encoded by transcript BESB_017390), with the translated sequence MDTISYVEYPIYSIATNGELVATSGGGGGSDYGIEDQLETHRVNLETGQLLPVTSTAEAGGVVDSLCYNKNVDLWCGCCQGQVVLIKQDEDQGLSIVARFGPPPPPGGKRARVITARFSPSGEIVVAGGEDKVIRVWRIARAGEQGATLAPDQAKEKKGGKVEQWSGTLVCELRGHEGDIKDCCISSDNSLVASCGADSKLCLWDWRTGALLHTVEKQNPKKPQEKLTFRCGRSIAYGGSAGSSSRPPVDKKSDDNAPADMQNVSSPSAVSVTQLCESLCDDNVPCCQAEISADGQLIAVGFADGKCKVYNRGLSLVAQSSKHDLPVTGLCFLNGDRTLVSTSADYSLVTMDLTRRRGGACSRCCCCRKRTCFCGFCVLLFLLLAGALVLHHVASLGFLHFVSKHEAAQMGKYRETTEDLLLAQRLHDLELEQREEERQRLHVAEERSRAHGTPRSERKTRKSQRQTGGRRPEQRQQAKRGASVKDEL
- a CDS encoding histone arginine methyltransferase PRMT4/CARM1 (encoded by transcript BESB_017410), with protein sequence MSAPSTSSLGSPANNSGRDASSEDVGNLMSFHCSVISFESDTMQFVRGALSEALKNARAHGGRVYVDLFRSSVGGGRPAVSFVCPIGETRRQIPLAHVQPLSPKTLMCCPFSDGNSRFSFSSAPGPPDSQAADGAGNSLREAGGSSAFDSIFGLEFQDEAKANAFLAEWNRIHEAAPQVEKENGRASAVHTRPSQRPMGGHMGEMDASVVETYFQYYGKMTNQMNMLQDTMRTTTYQRAIVENRADFEGKVVMDVGAGSGILSFFAAQAGAKKVYAVEASNMAATLALLCRGNPALGSRIQIINKPLESIEEHEVPEKVDVLISEPIGTLLFNERMIETYLSARDRFLKPGGKMFPSKSSLFVAPFADYVLHTDMLNKCNFWKQTDFCGVDLSAAFEVAVVEQFRQPIVDYIDPALLLAPPQYKEFDFTTVPRQALEEIAIEFSFTVRSPTLVHGIAGWFDVWFEGSEKLVSFSTSPFSPPTHWFQTRVVLREPLAVNPGQPVSGRLLMRGNKQQSYFLDVSLALQDCSVSTTAKNVDLKDPDYRYYSNPAHSYFPSCQQTGYAAQPAAQASAPAPGSPSSSAAAEAFSASSSVTSSAASLFSWSEAVPIAASSSFADCEGARRHAPAESAEATAKKTFPSPPWDAEAAPPRQSDRAGRNPDAGIAEANREMRHFFGS